The following proteins are encoded in a genomic region of Emys orbicularis isolate rEmyOrb1 chromosome 19, rEmyOrb1.hap1, whole genome shotgun sequence:
- the LOC135891879 gene encoding thiol S-methyltransferase TMT1A-like produces MVLIPLLQRCIQFLSLPVYLLSYLGLWDPLCKKIFPYFMAKCSTIYNRKLFQQKKDLFSSLGEFAGTSRELRLLEIGTGSGANFQFYPPGCRVTCTDPNPNFERFLLKSISDSPHLHFERFLVASGEDLRPVADDSMDVVVCTLVLCSVRSIEQVLREVLRVLRQGGSLYFLEHVAADHSSWSYFWQQIYNPTWRYLGDGCCLTRETWKDLEKAGFSELKLRHIHAPLSWNPTRPHIIGYAVK; encoded by the exons ATGGTGctgatccctctcctccagcgaTGCATCCAGTTCCTCAGCCTGCCTGTGTACCTGCTCTCGTATCTGGGCTTATGGGACCCCCTCTGTAAGAAGATCTTCCCATATTTCATGGCCAAGTGCTCCACTATCTACAACCGCAAACTCTTCCAACAGAAAAAGGACCTGTTCAGCAGCCTGGGGGAGTTTGCAGGCACTTCGAGGGAGCTCAGGCTGCTGGAGATAGGCACAGGCTCAGGGGCCAACTTCCAGTTCTACCCACCTGGATGCCGGGTGACATGCACTGATCCCAACCCCAACTTTGAGAGGTTCCTCCTCAAGAGCATTTCCGACAGCCCACACCTCCATTTTGAACGGTTCTTGGTGGCCTCCGGTGAGGACCTGCGTCCAGTGGCTGACGACTCCATGGATGTGGTGGTTTGCACCTTGGTGCTGTGCTCGGTGCGCAGCATCGAGCAGGTCCTGAGAGAAGTCTTGCGAGTGCTCAGGCAG GGTGGTTCTTTGTATTTCTTGGAGCATGTGGCTGCAGATCATTCCAGCTGGAGCTACTTTTGGCAACAGATCTACAACCCAACCTGGAGATATTTGGGAGACGGGTGCTGCCTGACCAGAGAGACCTGGAAGGACCTGGAGAAGGCAGGGTTCTCGGAACTGAAGTTGCGGCACATACATGCCCCCCTGTCCTGGAACCCTACTCGTCCCCATATCATTGGATATGCTGTGAAATAA